Proteins from one Peromyscus eremicus chromosome 8a, PerEre_H2_v1, whole genome shotgun sequence genomic window:
- the Kat2a gene encoding histone acetyltransferase KAT2A isoform X2 translates to MAEPSQAPNPAPAAQPRPLQSPAPAPTPNPAPSPASAPTPAPTPAPAPAPAAAPAGSTGTGGAGVGSGGPGSGGDPARPGLSQQQRASQRKAQVRGLPRAKKLEKLGVFSACKANETCKCNGWKNPKPPTAPRMDLQQPAANLSELCRSCEHPLADHVSHLENVSEDEINRLLGMVVDVENLFMSVHKEEDTDTKQVYFYLFKLLRKCILQMTRPVVEGSLGSPPFEKPNIEQGVLNFVQYKFSHLAPRERQTMFELSKMFLLCLNYWKLETPAQFRQRSQSEDVATYKVNYTRWLCYCHVPQSCDSLPRYETTHVFGRSLLRSIFTVTRRQLLEKFRVEKDKLVPEKRTLILTHFPKFLSMLEEEIYGANSPIWESGFTMPPSEGTQLVPRTATVSAAVVPSTPIFSPTMGGGSNSSLSLDSTTAEPMPGEKRKLPENLTLEDAKRLRVMGDIPMELVNEVMLTITDPAAMLGPETSLLSANAARDETARLEERRGIIEFHVIGNSLTPKANRRVLLWLVGLQNVFSHQLPRMPKEYIARLVFDPKHKTLALIKDGRVIGGICFRMFPTQGFTEIVFCAVTSNEQVKGYGTHLMNHLKEYHIKHSILYFLTYADEYAIGYFKKQGFSKDIKVPKSRYLGYIKDYEGATLMECELNPRIPYTELSHIIKKQKEIIKKLIERKQAQIRKVYPGLSCFKEGVRQIPVESVPGIRETGWKPLGKEKGKELKDPDQLYTTLKNLLAQIKSHPSAWPFMEPVKKSEAPDYYEVIRFPIDLKTMTERLRSRYYVTRKLFVADLQRVIANCREYNPPDSEYCRCASALEKFFYFKLKEGGLIDK, encoded by the exons ATGGCGGAACCTTCCCAGGCCCCAAACCCGGCCCCGGCCGCGCAGCCCCGGCCCCTTCAGTCCCCGGCCCCTGCCCCAACTCCGAATCCTGCGCCCAGCCCGGCTTCAGCTCCCACTCCGGCTCCTACTCCGGCACCAGCCCCTGCCCCTGCTGCAGCCCCAGCCGGGAGCACAGGGACTGGGGGGGCCGGGGTAGGAAGTGGGGGGCCGGGGAGTGGGGGGGATCCGGCTCGACCTGGCCTGAGTCAGCAGCAGCGCGCTAGCCAGAGGAAGGCACAAGTCCGGGGACTGCCGCGTGCCAAGAAGCTTGAGAAACTAGGGGTCTTCTCAGCTTGCAAG GCCAATGAAACCTGCAAGTGTAATGGCTGGAAAAACCCCAAACCCCCCACCGCACCTCGCATGGACCTTCAGCAGCCAGCTGCCAACCTGAGCGAGCTGTGTCGTAGCTGTGAGCACCCGTTGG CCGACCATGTGTCCCACCTGGAGAATGTGTCAGAGGATGAGATTAACCGGCTCTTGGGAATGGTAGTAGATGTAGAAAACCTGTTCATGTCTGTTCACAAGGAAGAGGACACAGACACCAAACAGGTCTATTTCTACCTTTTCAAG CTCTTGCGGAAATGCATCCTGCAGATGACTCGACCAGTGGTGGAGGGATCCCTAGGCAGCCCCCCATTTGAGAAGCCTAACATTGAGCAG GGTGTACTGAACTTTGTGCAGTACAAATTCAGCCACCTGGCCCCCCGAGAGCGCCAGACAATGTTTGAGCTCTCCAAGATGTTCCTGCTCTGCCTTAACTACTGGAAGCTGGAGACACCTGCTCAGTTCCGGCAGCGGTCCCAGTCTGAGGATGTGGCTACCTACAAGGTCAATTATACCAG ATGGCTCTGTTACTGCCACGTGCCCCAGAGTTGCGACAGCCTCCCCCGATACGAGACCACCCATGTCTTTGGCCGAAGCCTCCTGCGATCCATTTTCACGGTCACCCGCCGGCAGCTACTGGAAAAATTTCGAGTGGAGAAGGACAAGCTGGTGCCTGAGAAGAGGACCCTGATCCTCACTCACTTCCCCAA GTTCCTGTCCATGCTCGAGGAGGAGATCTACGGGGCAAATTCTCCTATCTGGGAGTCTGGCTTCACCATGCCACCCTCGGAGGGGACTCAGCTGGTGCCCCGGACAG CGACGGTCAGTGCAGCGGTTGTCCCCAGCACCCCCATCTTCAGTCCCACCATGGGTGGAGGCAGCAACAGCTCCCTGAGCCTAGATTCCACAACGGCTGAGCCCATGCCAG gagagaagaggaagcttCCTGAGAACCTCACCCTGGAGGATGCTAAGCGCCTCCGTGTGATGGGTGACATCCCCATGGAGTTGGTCAACGAGGTCATGCTGACCATCACTGACCCTGCTGCCATGCTGGGGCCTGAG ACAAGCCTGCTTTCAGCCAACGCAGCCCGAGACGAAACGGCTCGCCTGGAGGAGCGTCGAGGCATTATCGAATTCCACGTCATTGGCAACTCTCTGACGCCCAAGGCCAACCGGCGGGTGCTGCTCTGGCTTGTGGGGCTGCAGAATGTCTTCTCCCACCAGCTACCACGAATGCCCAAGGAATATATTGCCCGCCTAGTCTTTGACCC GAAGCATAAGACTCTGGCCTTGATCAAGGATGGGCGGGTCATCGGTGGAATTTGCTTCCGCATGTTCCCCACTCAGGGCTTCACGGAAATCGTCTTCTGTGCTGTCACCTCGAATGAGCAGGTCAAG GGCTATGGCACGCATCTGATGAACCACCTGAAGGAGTACCACATCAAACACAGCATCCTTTACTTCCTCACCTATGCTGACGAATATGCCATTGGCTACTTCAAAAAGCAG GGCTTCTCCAAGGACATCAAGGTGCCCAAGAGCCGATACCTGGGCTACATCAAAGACTATGAAGGAGCGACGCTGATGGAGTGTGAGCTGAATCCCCGGATCCCCTACACAGAGCTGTCCCACATCatcaagaaacaaaaagag ATCATCAAGAAGTTGATTGAGCGCAAACAGGCACAGATCCGAAAGGTCTACCCTGGGCTCAGCTGCTTCAAGGAAGGAGTGAGGCAGATCCCTGTGGAGAGCGTCCCTGGCATTC GAGAGACAGGCTGGAAGCCATTGGGAAAGGAGAAGGG CAAGGAGCTGAAGGACCCCGACCAGCTCTACACAACCCTCAAAAACCTGCTGGCCCAGATCAAG TCACACCCCAGTGCCTGGCCCTTCATGGAACCTGTGAAGAAGTCAGAGGCCCCCGACTACTACGAAGTTATCCGCTTCCCCATTG ACTTGAAGACCATGACAGAACGGTTGCGAAGTCGTTACTATGTGACCCGGAAGCTCTTTGTAGCTGACCTGCAGCGGGTCATCGCCAACTGCCGGGAGTACAATCCCCCAGACAGCGAGTATTGTCGCTGTGCCAGTGCCCTGGAGAAGTTCTTCTACTTCAAGCTCAAGGAGGGAGGGCTCATTGACAAGTAG
- the Kat2a gene encoding histone acetyltransferase KAT2A isoform X1: MAEPSQAPNPAPAAQPRPLQSPAPAPTPNPAPSPASAPTPAPTPAPAPAPAAAPAGSTGTGGAGVGSGGPGSGGDPARPGLSQQQRASQRKAQVRGLPRAKKLEKLGVFSACKANETCKCNGWKNPKPPTAPRMDLQQPAANLSELCRSCEHPLADHVSHLENVSEDEINRLLGMVVDVENLFMSVHKEEDTDTKQVYFYLFKLLRKCILQMTRPVVEGSLGSPPFEKPNIEQGVLNFVQYKFSHLAPRERQTMFELSKMFLLCLNYWKLETPAQFRQRSQSEDVATYKVNYTRWLCYCHVPQSCDSLPRYETTHVFGRSLLRSIFTVTRRQLLEKFRVEKDKLVPEKRTLILTHFPKFLSMLEEEIYGANSPIWESGFTMPPSEGTQLVPRTATVSAAVVPSTPIFSPTMGGGSNSSLSLDSTTAEPMPAGEKRKLPENLTLEDAKRLRVMGDIPMELVNEVMLTITDPAAMLGPETSLLSANAARDETARLEERRGIIEFHVIGNSLTPKANRRVLLWLVGLQNVFSHQLPRMPKEYIARLVFDPKHKTLALIKDGRVIGGICFRMFPTQGFTEIVFCAVTSNEQVKGYGTHLMNHLKEYHIKHSILYFLTYADEYAIGYFKKQGFSKDIKVPKSRYLGYIKDYEGATLMECELNPRIPYTELSHIIKKQKEIIKKLIERKQAQIRKVYPGLSCFKEGVRQIPVESVPGIRETGWKPLGKEKGKELKDPDQLYTTLKNLLAQIKSHPSAWPFMEPVKKSEAPDYYEVIRFPIDLKTMTERLRSRYYVTRKLFVADLQRVIANCREYNPPDSEYCRCASALEKFFYFKLKEGGLIDK; the protein is encoded by the exons ATGGCGGAACCTTCCCAGGCCCCAAACCCGGCCCCGGCCGCGCAGCCCCGGCCCCTTCAGTCCCCGGCCCCTGCCCCAACTCCGAATCCTGCGCCCAGCCCGGCTTCAGCTCCCACTCCGGCTCCTACTCCGGCACCAGCCCCTGCCCCTGCTGCAGCCCCAGCCGGGAGCACAGGGACTGGGGGGGCCGGGGTAGGAAGTGGGGGGCCGGGGAGTGGGGGGGATCCGGCTCGACCTGGCCTGAGTCAGCAGCAGCGCGCTAGCCAGAGGAAGGCACAAGTCCGGGGACTGCCGCGTGCCAAGAAGCTTGAGAAACTAGGGGTCTTCTCAGCTTGCAAG GCCAATGAAACCTGCAAGTGTAATGGCTGGAAAAACCCCAAACCCCCCACCGCACCTCGCATGGACCTTCAGCAGCCAGCTGCCAACCTGAGCGAGCTGTGTCGTAGCTGTGAGCACCCGTTGG CCGACCATGTGTCCCACCTGGAGAATGTGTCAGAGGATGAGATTAACCGGCTCTTGGGAATGGTAGTAGATGTAGAAAACCTGTTCATGTCTGTTCACAAGGAAGAGGACACAGACACCAAACAGGTCTATTTCTACCTTTTCAAG CTCTTGCGGAAATGCATCCTGCAGATGACTCGACCAGTGGTGGAGGGATCCCTAGGCAGCCCCCCATTTGAGAAGCCTAACATTGAGCAG GGTGTACTGAACTTTGTGCAGTACAAATTCAGCCACCTGGCCCCCCGAGAGCGCCAGACAATGTTTGAGCTCTCCAAGATGTTCCTGCTCTGCCTTAACTACTGGAAGCTGGAGACACCTGCTCAGTTCCGGCAGCGGTCCCAGTCTGAGGATGTGGCTACCTACAAGGTCAATTATACCAG ATGGCTCTGTTACTGCCACGTGCCCCAGAGTTGCGACAGCCTCCCCCGATACGAGACCACCCATGTCTTTGGCCGAAGCCTCCTGCGATCCATTTTCACGGTCACCCGCCGGCAGCTACTGGAAAAATTTCGAGTGGAGAAGGACAAGCTGGTGCCTGAGAAGAGGACCCTGATCCTCACTCACTTCCCCAA GTTCCTGTCCATGCTCGAGGAGGAGATCTACGGGGCAAATTCTCCTATCTGGGAGTCTGGCTTCACCATGCCACCCTCGGAGGGGACTCAGCTGGTGCCCCGGACAG CGACGGTCAGTGCAGCGGTTGTCCCCAGCACCCCCATCTTCAGTCCCACCATGGGTGGAGGCAGCAACAGCTCCCTGAGCCTAGATTCCACAACGGCTGAGCCCATGCCAG caggagagaagaggaagcttCCTGAGAACCTCACCCTGGAGGATGCTAAGCGCCTCCGTGTGATGGGTGACATCCCCATGGAGTTGGTCAACGAGGTCATGCTGACCATCACTGACCCTGCTGCCATGCTGGGGCCTGAG ACAAGCCTGCTTTCAGCCAACGCAGCCCGAGACGAAACGGCTCGCCTGGAGGAGCGTCGAGGCATTATCGAATTCCACGTCATTGGCAACTCTCTGACGCCCAAGGCCAACCGGCGGGTGCTGCTCTGGCTTGTGGGGCTGCAGAATGTCTTCTCCCACCAGCTACCACGAATGCCCAAGGAATATATTGCCCGCCTAGTCTTTGACCC GAAGCATAAGACTCTGGCCTTGATCAAGGATGGGCGGGTCATCGGTGGAATTTGCTTCCGCATGTTCCCCACTCAGGGCTTCACGGAAATCGTCTTCTGTGCTGTCACCTCGAATGAGCAGGTCAAG GGCTATGGCACGCATCTGATGAACCACCTGAAGGAGTACCACATCAAACACAGCATCCTTTACTTCCTCACCTATGCTGACGAATATGCCATTGGCTACTTCAAAAAGCAG GGCTTCTCCAAGGACATCAAGGTGCCCAAGAGCCGATACCTGGGCTACATCAAAGACTATGAAGGAGCGACGCTGATGGAGTGTGAGCTGAATCCCCGGATCCCCTACACAGAGCTGTCCCACATCatcaagaaacaaaaagag ATCATCAAGAAGTTGATTGAGCGCAAACAGGCACAGATCCGAAAGGTCTACCCTGGGCTCAGCTGCTTCAAGGAAGGAGTGAGGCAGATCCCTGTGGAGAGCGTCCCTGGCATTC GAGAGACAGGCTGGAAGCCATTGGGAAAGGAGAAGGG CAAGGAGCTGAAGGACCCCGACCAGCTCTACACAACCCTCAAAAACCTGCTGGCCCAGATCAAG TCACACCCCAGTGCCTGGCCCTTCATGGAACCTGTGAAGAAGTCAGAGGCCCCCGACTACTACGAAGTTATCCGCTTCCCCATTG ACTTGAAGACCATGACAGAACGGTTGCGAAGTCGTTACTATGTGACCCGGAAGCTCTTTGTAGCTGACCTGCAGCGGGTCATCGCCAACTGCCGGGAGTACAATCCCCCAGACAGCGAGTATTGTCGCTGTGCCAGTGCCCTGGAGAAGTTCTTCTACTTCAAGCTCAAGGAGGGAGGGCTCATTGACAAGTAG
- the Kat2a gene encoding histone acetyltransferase KAT2A isoform X4, with amino-acid sequence MGLSNKANETCKCNGWKNPKPPTAPRMDLQQPAANLSELCRSCEHPLADHVSHLENVSEDEINRLLGMVVDVENLFMSVHKEEDTDTKQVYFYLFKLLRKCILQMTRPVVEGSLGSPPFEKPNIEQGVLNFVQYKFSHLAPRERQTMFELSKMFLLCLNYWKLETPAQFRQRSQSEDVATYKVNYTRWLCYCHVPQSCDSLPRYETTHVFGRSLLRSIFTVTRRQLLEKFRVEKDKLVPEKRTLILTHFPKFLSMLEEEIYGANSPIWESGFTMPPSEGTQLVPRTATVSAAVVPSTPIFSPTMGGGSNSSLSLDSTTAEPMPAGEKRKLPENLTLEDAKRLRVMGDIPMELVNEVMLTITDPAAMLGPETSLLSANAARDETARLEERRGIIEFHVIGNSLTPKANRRVLLWLVGLQNVFSHQLPRMPKEYIARLVFDPKHKTLALIKDGRVIGGICFRMFPTQGFTEIVFCAVTSNEQVKGYGTHLMNHLKEYHIKHSILYFLTYADEYAIGYFKKQGFSKDIKVPKSRYLGYIKDYEGATLMECELNPRIPYTELSHIIKKQKEIIKKLIERKQAQIRKVYPGLSCFKEGVRQIPVESVPGIRETGWKPLGKEKGKELKDPDQLYTTLKNLLAQIKSHPSAWPFMEPVKKSEAPDYYEVIRFPIDLKTMTERLRSRYYVTRKLFVADLQRVIANCREYNPPDSEYCRCASALEKFFYFKLKEGGLIDK; translated from the exons ATGGGATTGAGCAACAAG GCCAATGAAACCTGCAAGTGTAATGGCTGGAAAAACCCCAAACCCCCCACCGCACCTCGCATGGACCTTCAGCAGCCAGCTGCCAACCTGAGCGAGCTGTGTCGTAGCTGTGAGCACCCGTTGG CCGACCATGTGTCCCACCTGGAGAATGTGTCAGAGGATGAGATTAACCGGCTCTTGGGAATGGTAGTAGATGTAGAAAACCTGTTCATGTCTGTTCACAAGGAAGAGGACACAGACACCAAACAGGTCTATTTCTACCTTTTCAAG CTCTTGCGGAAATGCATCCTGCAGATGACTCGACCAGTGGTGGAGGGATCCCTAGGCAGCCCCCCATTTGAGAAGCCTAACATTGAGCAG GGTGTACTGAACTTTGTGCAGTACAAATTCAGCCACCTGGCCCCCCGAGAGCGCCAGACAATGTTTGAGCTCTCCAAGATGTTCCTGCTCTGCCTTAACTACTGGAAGCTGGAGACACCTGCTCAGTTCCGGCAGCGGTCCCAGTCTGAGGATGTGGCTACCTACAAGGTCAATTATACCAG ATGGCTCTGTTACTGCCACGTGCCCCAGAGTTGCGACAGCCTCCCCCGATACGAGACCACCCATGTCTTTGGCCGAAGCCTCCTGCGATCCATTTTCACGGTCACCCGCCGGCAGCTACTGGAAAAATTTCGAGTGGAGAAGGACAAGCTGGTGCCTGAGAAGAGGACCCTGATCCTCACTCACTTCCCCAA GTTCCTGTCCATGCTCGAGGAGGAGATCTACGGGGCAAATTCTCCTATCTGGGAGTCTGGCTTCACCATGCCACCCTCGGAGGGGACTCAGCTGGTGCCCCGGACAG CGACGGTCAGTGCAGCGGTTGTCCCCAGCACCCCCATCTTCAGTCCCACCATGGGTGGAGGCAGCAACAGCTCCCTGAGCCTAGATTCCACAACGGCTGAGCCCATGCCAG caggagagaagaggaagcttCCTGAGAACCTCACCCTGGAGGATGCTAAGCGCCTCCGTGTGATGGGTGACATCCCCATGGAGTTGGTCAACGAGGTCATGCTGACCATCACTGACCCTGCTGCCATGCTGGGGCCTGAG ACAAGCCTGCTTTCAGCCAACGCAGCCCGAGACGAAACGGCTCGCCTGGAGGAGCGTCGAGGCATTATCGAATTCCACGTCATTGGCAACTCTCTGACGCCCAAGGCCAACCGGCGGGTGCTGCTCTGGCTTGTGGGGCTGCAGAATGTCTTCTCCCACCAGCTACCACGAATGCCCAAGGAATATATTGCCCGCCTAGTCTTTGACCC GAAGCATAAGACTCTGGCCTTGATCAAGGATGGGCGGGTCATCGGTGGAATTTGCTTCCGCATGTTCCCCACTCAGGGCTTCACGGAAATCGTCTTCTGTGCTGTCACCTCGAATGAGCAGGTCAAG GGCTATGGCACGCATCTGATGAACCACCTGAAGGAGTACCACATCAAACACAGCATCCTTTACTTCCTCACCTATGCTGACGAATATGCCATTGGCTACTTCAAAAAGCAG GGCTTCTCCAAGGACATCAAGGTGCCCAAGAGCCGATACCTGGGCTACATCAAAGACTATGAAGGAGCGACGCTGATGGAGTGTGAGCTGAATCCCCGGATCCCCTACACAGAGCTGTCCCACATCatcaagaaacaaaaagag ATCATCAAGAAGTTGATTGAGCGCAAACAGGCACAGATCCGAAAGGTCTACCCTGGGCTCAGCTGCTTCAAGGAAGGAGTGAGGCAGATCCCTGTGGAGAGCGTCCCTGGCATTC GAGAGACAGGCTGGAAGCCATTGGGAAAGGAGAAGGG CAAGGAGCTGAAGGACCCCGACCAGCTCTACACAACCCTCAAAAACCTGCTGGCCCAGATCAAG TCACACCCCAGTGCCTGGCCCTTCATGGAACCTGTGAAGAAGTCAGAGGCCCCCGACTACTACGAAGTTATCCGCTTCCCCATTG ACTTGAAGACCATGACAGAACGGTTGCGAAGTCGTTACTATGTGACCCGGAAGCTCTTTGTAGCTGACCTGCAGCGGGTCATCGCCAACTGCCGGGAGTACAATCCCCCAGACAGCGAGTATTGTCGCTGTGCCAGTGCCCTGGAGAAGTTCTTCTACTTCAAGCTCAAGGAGGGAGGGCTCATTGACAAGTAG
- the Kat2a gene encoding histone acetyltransferase KAT2A isoform X3: MGLSNKVKKANETCKCNGWKNPKPPTAPRMDLQQPAANLSELCRSCEHPLADHVSHLENVSEDEINRLLGMVVDVENLFMSVHKEEDTDTKQVYFYLFKLLRKCILQMTRPVVEGSLGSPPFEKPNIEQGVLNFVQYKFSHLAPRERQTMFELSKMFLLCLNYWKLETPAQFRQRSQSEDVATYKVNYTRWLCYCHVPQSCDSLPRYETTHVFGRSLLRSIFTVTRRQLLEKFRVEKDKLVPEKRTLILTHFPKFLSMLEEEIYGANSPIWESGFTMPPSEGTQLVPRTATVSAAVVPSTPIFSPTMGGGSNSSLSLDSTTAEPMPAGEKRKLPENLTLEDAKRLRVMGDIPMELVNEVMLTITDPAAMLGPETSLLSANAARDETARLEERRGIIEFHVIGNSLTPKANRRVLLWLVGLQNVFSHQLPRMPKEYIARLVFDPKHKTLALIKDGRVIGGICFRMFPTQGFTEIVFCAVTSNEQVKGYGTHLMNHLKEYHIKHSILYFLTYADEYAIGYFKKQGFSKDIKVPKSRYLGYIKDYEGATLMECELNPRIPYTELSHIIKKQKEIIKKLIERKQAQIRKVYPGLSCFKEGVRQIPVESVPGIRETGWKPLGKEKGKELKDPDQLYTTLKNLLAQIKSHPSAWPFMEPVKKSEAPDYYEVIRFPIDLKTMTERLRSRYYVTRKLFVADLQRVIANCREYNPPDSEYCRCASALEKFFYFKLKEGGLIDK, translated from the exons ATGGGATTGAGCAACAAGGTTAAAAAg GCCAATGAAACCTGCAAGTGTAATGGCTGGAAAAACCCCAAACCCCCCACCGCACCTCGCATGGACCTTCAGCAGCCAGCTGCCAACCTGAGCGAGCTGTGTCGTAGCTGTGAGCACCCGTTGG CCGACCATGTGTCCCACCTGGAGAATGTGTCAGAGGATGAGATTAACCGGCTCTTGGGAATGGTAGTAGATGTAGAAAACCTGTTCATGTCTGTTCACAAGGAAGAGGACACAGACACCAAACAGGTCTATTTCTACCTTTTCAAG CTCTTGCGGAAATGCATCCTGCAGATGACTCGACCAGTGGTGGAGGGATCCCTAGGCAGCCCCCCATTTGAGAAGCCTAACATTGAGCAG GGTGTACTGAACTTTGTGCAGTACAAATTCAGCCACCTGGCCCCCCGAGAGCGCCAGACAATGTTTGAGCTCTCCAAGATGTTCCTGCTCTGCCTTAACTACTGGAAGCTGGAGACACCTGCTCAGTTCCGGCAGCGGTCCCAGTCTGAGGATGTGGCTACCTACAAGGTCAATTATACCAG ATGGCTCTGTTACTGCCACGTGCCCCAGAGTTGCGACAGCCTCCCCCGATACGAGACCACCCATGTCTTTGGCCGAAGCCTCCTGCGATCCATTTTCACGGTCACCCGCCGGCAGCTACTGGAAAAATTTCGAGTGGAGAAGGACAAGCTGGTGCCTGAGAAGAGGACCCTGATCCTCACTCACTTCCCCAA GTTCCTGTCCATGCTCGAGGAGGAGATCTACGGGGCAAATTCTCCTATCTGGGAGTCTGGCTTCACCATGCCACCCTCGGAGGGGACTCAGCTGGTGCCCCGGACAG CGACGGTCAGTGCAGCGGTTGTCCCCAGCACCCCCATCTTCAGTCCCACCATGGGTGGAGGCAGCAACAGCTCCCTGAGCCTAGATTCCACAACGGCTGAGCCCATGCCAG caggagagaagaggaagcttCCTGAGAACCTCACCCTGGAGGATGCTAAGCGCCTCCGTGTGATGGGTGACATCCCCATGGAGTTGGTCAACGAGGTCATGCTGACCATCACTGACCCTGCTGCCATGCTGGGGCCTGAG ACAAGCCTGCTTTCAGCCAACGCAGCCCGAGACGAAACGGCTCGCCTGGAGGAGCGTCGAGGCATTATCGAATTCCACGTCATTGGCAACTCTCTGACGCCCAAGGCCAACCGGCGGGTGCTGCTCTGGCTTGTGGGGCTGCAGAATGTCTTCTCCCACCAGCTACCACGAATGCCCAAGGAATATATTGCCCGCCTAGTCTTTGACCC GAAGCATAAGACTCTGGCCTTGATCAAGGATGGGCGGGTCATCGGTGGAATTTGCTTCCGCATGTTCCCCACTCAGGGCTTCACGGAAATCGTCTTCTGTGCTGTCACCTCGAATGAGCAGGTCAAG GGCTATGGCACGCATCTGATGAACCACCTGAAGGAGTACCACATCAAACACAGCATCCTTTACTTCCTCACCTATGCTGACGAATATGCCATTGGCTACTTCAAAAAGCAG GGCTTCTCCAAGGACATCAAGGTGCCCAAGAGCCGATACCTGGGCTACATCAAAGACTATGAAGGAGCGACGCTGATGGAGTGTGAGCTGAATCCCCGGATCCCCTACACAGAGCTGTCCCACATCatcaagaaacaaaaagag ATCATCAAGAAGTTGATTGAGCGCAAACAGGCACAGATCCGAAAGGTCTACCCTGGGCTCAGCTGCTTCAAGGAAGGAGTGAGGCAGATCCCTGTGGAGAGCGTCCCTGGCATTC GAGAGACAGGCTGGAAGCCATTGGGAAAGGAGAAGGG CAAGGAGCTGAAGGACCCCGACCAGCTCTACACAACCCTCAAAAACCTGCTGGCCCAGATCAAG TCACACCCCAGTGCCTGGCCCTTCATGGAACCTGTGAAGAAGTCAGAGGCCCCCGACTACTACGAAGTTATCCGCTTCCCCATTG ACTTGAAGACCATGACAGAACGGTTGCGAAGTCGTTACTATGTGACCCGGAAGCTCTTTGTAGCTGACCTGCAGCGGGTCATCGCCAACTGCCGGGAGTACAATCCCCCAGACAGCGAGTATTGTCGCTGTGCCAGTGCCCTGGAGAAGTTCTTCTACTTCAAGCTCAAGGAGGGAGGGCTCATTGACAAGTAG
- the Hspb9 gene encoding heat shock protein beta-9 → MLRIGSSFSSRQEPGENRVASRCPSSTSAERNQVATLPVRLLRDDLAVVHSNSRADAGFQMKMDAHGFTPGELMVQVDGQNLTVTGQKKQQSNDPVRGRYCMEQTVHRQMQLPPNLDPAAMTCGLTPSGHLWVLGQNRSLSPPEAQTSQAWRLRGLGSKGSNLS, encoded by the coding sequence ATGCTGCGGATAGGAAGCAGTTTCTCCAGCCGGCAAGAACCGGGGGAGAACCGGGTAGCGTCCCGATGTCCCAGCTCGACCTCAGCTGAACGAAATCAAGTGGCCACACTACCGGTGCGGCTGCTCAGGGATGATCTGGCTGTGGTGCACAGCAATAGCCGTGCGGATGCAGGTTTCCAGATGAAGATGGATGCCCACGGTTTCACTCCGGGGGAGCTGATGGTGCAGGTGGACGGCCAGAACCTGACGGTGACCGGTCAGAAGAAACAGCAGTCGAATGACCCGGTCAGGGGCCGTTACTGCATGGAGCAGACAGTGCACCGGCAAATGCAACTCCCACCGAACTTAGATCCTGCAGCTATGACCTGCGGCCTGACACCATCGGGCcatctgtgggtcctgggacaaAACCGGTCACTATCTCCCCCTGAAGCTCAAACAAGCCAGGCCTGGAGACTCAGGGGCCTCGGATCTAAGGGCTCCAACTTATCCTGA
- the Rab5c gene encoding ras-related protein Rab-5C, whose translation MAGRGGAARPNGPAAGNKICQFKLVLLGESAVGKSSLVLRFVKGQFHEYQESTIGAAFLTQTVCLDDTTVKFEIWDTAGQERYHSLAPMYYRGAQAAIVVYDITNTDTFARAKNWVKELQRQASPNIVIALAGNKADLASKRAVEFQEAQAYADDNSLLFMETSAKTAMNVNEIFMAIAKKLPKNEPQNVAGAPGRNRGVDLQESSPASRSQCCSN comes from the exons ATGGCGGGTCGGGGAGGTGCAGCACGACCCAATGGGCCAGCTGCTGGCAACAAGATCTGTCAGTTTAAGCTGGTCCTCTTGGGGGAGTCTGCAGTGGGCAAATCCAGCCTCGTCCTCCGCTTTGTCAAGGGACAGTTCCACGAGTACCAGGAGAGCACCATTGGAG CGGCTTTCCTCACACAGACTGTCTGCTTAGACGACACCACGGTCAAGTTTGAGATCTGGGACACAGCTGGACAGGAGCGATACCACAGCCTGGCCCCCATGTACTATCGGGGGGCCCAGGCAGCCATCGTGGTCTATGACATCACCAACACA GACACATTTGCACGGGCTAAGAATTGGGTGAAAGAGTTACAGAGGCAGGCCAGCCCCAACATTGTCATCGCACTCGCGGGTAACAAGGCAGACCTGGCCAGCAAGAGAGCCGTGGAGTTTCAG GAAGCACAAGCCTATGCAGATGACAACAGTTTGCTGTTCATGGAGACGTCCGCCAAGACTGCAATGAACGTGAATGAAATTTTCATGGCAATAG CTAAGAAGCTTCCCAAGAACGAGCCCCAGAATGTAGCTGGTGCTCCCGGCCGGAACAGAGGTGTGGATCTGCAGGAGAGCAGCCCAGCCAGCCGGAGCCAGTGCTGCAGCAACTGA